The Methylomonas rhizoryzae genome includes the window ACGCTTGCTACCGCATCGATTGCCGGCACGAGGACCTCGCTCCAGCCCTTCTCCGGCAAGGCGAGTGACGGGCATTCAGCCTCGCGCGTCCTACCGCTATCGGCCTCAGCGCAAAGGTCGACCGGACAACCGCCGACATCGACGGACGCAATGCGCACTCGATAACGAGTGTTTCGGTCGCCCGAATAAAACCGGCAAGTCGCCGGCAAAACTGCTAAAATCGCGCAATTTTCCAATCCCCTTGCTATCCGCTCATTTAGGCGAATAACACTCCATGACAAAATTCATCTTTATCACCGGCGGCGTGGTGTCTTCTCTGGGAAAAGGCATCGCCGCATCGTCTCTGGCCGCCATTTTGGAAGCCCGCGGCCTCAAAATCACCATGACCAAACTCGACCCTTACATCAATGTCGATCCCGGCACGATGAGCCCGTTTCAACACGGCGAAGTGTTCGTCACCGAGGACGGTGCGGAAACCGATTTGGACTTAGGTCATTACGAACGGTTTTTAAAAACCACGATGACCAAGAAAAACAACTTCACCACCGGTCAAGTCTACGAGCAAGTGCTGCGCAACGAGCGCAAAGGCGAATATCTGGGCGCCACAGTGCAAGTGATTCCGCACATCACCGACGAAATCAAGCGGCGGGTTTTCGCCAGCGCCGAAGGCATGGACATCGGCATCATCGAAGTCGGCGGCACCGTGGGCGACATCGAATCCTTGCCGTTTCTGGAAACCATACGACAAATGGGCGTCGAACTGGGCCGCGACAAAGCCGTATTCATACACTTGACCTTAGTCCCTTACATCAAGTCGGCCGGCGAACTTAAAACCAAACCGACTCAACACTCGGTGAAAGAGTTGCGTACCATAGGTATACAGCCGGATATTTTGATCTGCCGTTCCGAACAACCGATTCCGGCCAGCGAACGCCGTAAAATTGCGCTGTTTACCAACGTCAACGAAAAAGCCGTCATTTCCGCGGTCGACGCCGATACCATTTACCGCATTCCGCTGCTATTGCGCGAACAAGGTTTGGACGACATCGTGGTTAACCAGTTGCGCTTGGACGTGCCGCCCGCCGAATTGTCGGCCTGGGAAAAAGTGGTGGACGGCTTGACCCACCCGACCGACGAAGTCGAGATTGCCATCGTCGGCAAATACGTGGACCACACCGACGCCTACAAATCGCTGAACGAAGCCTTGCTGCACGCTGGCATCAACACTCGCCACAAAGTGCAAATCAAATACATCGATTCGGAAACCGTAGAAGCCGAAGGCACCGCTCAATTGAAAAACGTCGACGCGATTCTGGTTCCGGGCGGCTTCGGCGAACGCGGGGTAGAGGGCAAAATCTCAACGGTGCGTTTTGCCCGGGAAAACAAAATTCCGTATCTGGGCATTTGCCTGGGCATGCAATCGGCGGTGATCGAGTTCGCCCGCAACGTGGTCGGCTTGGAAGGCGCGCACAGCACCGAATTTTTACCGAAAACCCCGCATCCGGTGATCGGCTTGATTACCGAATGGATGGACGAAGCCGGTGAACTGGTAATCCGCGACCAGGATTCCGACTTGGGCGGCACCATGCGCTTGGGTGCGCAAAAATGCCGGCTGAAATCCGACTCGCTGGCATTCGAGCTTTATCAAAAAGACGTGATTACCGAACGCCATCGCCACCGCTACGAATTCAACAACCAGTATCTGAAAACCCTGGAAGCGGCCGGCATGCGTTTTTCCGGCAAATCCCTGGACGGCCGGCTGGTAGAGATTATCGAACTGGCGGACCACCCCTGGTTTCTGGCCTGCCAATTTCACCCGGAATTTACCTCGACCCCGCGCAACGGCCATCCGCTGTTTTCCGGTTTCGTCGAAGCCGCCGCACAACACAAAAAGAAAGGTCAAGCATGAAGTTATGCCATTTCGAAGCCGGCTTGGATCGGCCCTTGTTTCTGATCGCCGGCACCTGCGTCATCGAAAGCGAACAAATGTCGCTGGATACCGCTGGCACCTTAAAGGAAATCACCGCGCAACTGGGCATTCCGTTTATTTACAAGTCTTCCTTCGACAAAGCCAACCGCTCGTCCATCAATAGCTTCCGCGGCCTGGGACTGGAAACCGGCTTGCAAATACTGGAAAAGATCAAACAACAAATCGGGGTACCGGTATTGACCGACGTACACGAAGACACGCCGTTAGCGGAAGTCGCCGCAGTAGTCGACGTGATGCAAACCCCAGCCTTTTTATGCCGGCAAACCAATTTCATCCAAAGCGTGGCTTCGATGGGCATCCCGGTCAACATCAAAAAAGGCCAATTCATGGCACCCTGGGACATGGGCAATGTCGTCGCCAAAGCCAAAGCGACCGGCAACGAGCACATCATGGTGTGCGAGCGCGGAGTCTCCTTCGGCTACAACAATCTGGTGTCCGACATGCGTTCCTTGGCGGTCATGCGCGACACCGGCTGCCCGGTAGTATTCGACGCCACCCATTCGGTGCAATTGCCGGGCGGACAAGGCAGTTGCTCCGGCGGCCAACGCGAACACGTGCCGGTACTGGCGCGCGCCGCTACCGCAGTCGGCATCGCCGGCTTGTTCATGGAAACCCACCCGAAACCTGAGGAAGCCTTGAGCGACGGCCCCAATTCCTGGCCCTTGCACCGCATGAAAGAATTGCTGGAAACTCTGATCACCATCGACCGCGCAGTCAAAGCGGCACCCTTCATCGAAACCACGCTATAGACGAAAAACGCATGGCCATGGCAAAAATCACCCGGTTATCGCAGCTCGATATGTCGGCCAACTATAGCTATGCGGATTATTCGACCTGGCAATTCGAGGACGCGGTTGAACTGATCAGGGGCAGGATCTCGCTGATGTCGCCGGCGCCGAACGTCCATCATCAGCGCTTGTCGATGAACTTGAGCGGGCAAATGTTCAATTTTTTCCACCACAGGTCCTGTCAGGTGTTCGCCGCGCCGTTCGACGTCCGCTTGTACGACCGCAGAAAATCCGTCCCTGTCGGCAAGGACGTCTTTACCGTCGTGCAACCGGATATTTGCGTGATTTGCGACCTTGCCAAGCTGGACGAACAAGGCTGCAACGGCGCGCCGGACTGGATCATCGAGATCGTCTCTAAAAGCAGCTCGAAAAAGGACACGCAAATCAAGCACGCGCTATACGCGGAAAGCGGCGTCAAGGAATACTGGCTGGTCTTCCCGCACGAGGCCATCGTTGAACAGTTCGTGCTCGACGAACAAGACCGCTACCAATTGACCCGAATTTTCGCCGGCGACGACTTCGCCACGCCGCACCTATTCCCGGAGCTTCGCATCAGCTTGAGCGAACTCTTCCCGGATAATTAAAAACGTTTACAAAACCTACCATTCATCACGGAGCATTAGAAGATCATGAGAATCGTTGACGTAAAAGCAAGAGAAATTCTGGATTCGCGCGGCAACCCCAGCGTGGAAGCCGACGTATATTTGGATTCCGGCGTGGTCGGCAGCGCCATGGTGCCGTCCGGCGCTTCCACCGGCGAACGCGAAGCCATCGAGTTGCGCGACGGCGACAAATCCCGTTATCTGGGCAAAGGCGTATTGACCGCCGTCAACAACGTCAACACCGAAATCCGCGACGCCGTAATCGGCATGGACGCCGACAAACAAGAGCTGCTGGACGAAAAAATGATTGCCCTGGACGGCAGCAACGCGAAAAGCCGCTTGGGCGCCAACGCGATTTTGGGCGTGTCCATGGCCGCCGCTCGTGCCGCTTCCCTGGAAGCCGGCCAGCCACTGTATCAATTTTTGAACAAAAGCGGCGAATTCGTGATGCCGGTACCGATGATGAACATCATCAACGGCGGTTCGCACGCCGACAACAGCGTCGATTTGCAGGAATTCATGATCTTGCCGGTCGGCGCGCCGACTTTCCGCGAAGCCATCCGTTACGGCGCCGAAGTGTTCCATAATCTGGCCAAGGTATTGAAAGGCAAAGGCCTGGCCACCACCGTGGGCGACGAAGGCGGTTTCGCGCCCAACCTGCGCTCCAACGAAGAAGCCATCGAAGTCATCCTGGAAGCCATCGAAAAAGCCGGCTACAAAGCCGGTCAAGACATCTATCTGGGCATGGACGCGGCCGCTTCCGAATATTTCGACAACGGCAAATACGTATTGGCCGCGGAAAACCGCAGTTTCAGTTCCGAAGCGATGGTCGACTTTTTGGCGGCTTGGGTCGACAAATATCCCATTATCTCCATCGAAGACGGTCTGGACGAAAACGACTGGGACGGCTGGAAACTGTTGACCGACAAATTGGGCGGTAAAATCCAGTTGGTAGGCGACGACTTGTTCGTAACCAACCCGGCCATCCTGAAAGAAGGCATAGACAAAGGCATCGCCAATTCCATCCTGATCAAAGTCAATCAAATCGGCACCCTGACCGAAACTTTGGCGGCGATCAACATGGCAAGCGCGGCCGGCTACACCGCGGTAGTTTCGCACCGTTCCGGCGAAACCGAAGACACCACCATCGCCGACCTGGTAGTTGCTACCGGCACCGGCCAAATCAAAACCGGTTCCTTGAGCCGTTCCGACCGGGTCGCCAAATACAACCGCTTGATGAAAATCGAAGACGAGTTGGGCGCCAAAGCCCGCTACGCCGGCCGCAGCGCATTCAAAATGCTCGGCTAAACCCGATCGGCCGGGCGCAAGCAGCGCCCGGCTATCAACGACTGCCGGTTTGGGTCTTTCCTGCACTCGCCCGAACCGCTTATCGAGGTGTCGTCATTAAATACGTAGTTCTATTGCTTCTAGGCCTGATCGTCCATTTCCAATACCGCTTGTGGATAGGCGACGCCAGCATTTCGCAAATCAGCGAATATCGGCAACGTCTGGAAGAATTAAACAAAGAGATTCAAGACAGCAAAGACAGAAACGATGCGCTGTACGCCGAAGTATTGGACTTACGCAGCGGCTTGGAAACCATAGAAGAACGCGCCCGGTACGAACTGGGCATGGTCAAGGAAAACGAAACCTTTTTTCAGGTGCTTGAGTAGCGCATGATTGCATCAACAAAGTGCTGGGCCGTGGTTCCGGCCGCCGGCGTCGGCAAACGCATGCAGGCCGACCGCCCCAAACAATATCTGCCGCTGGCCGGCAAGACCGTGATCGAACACACTTTGAGTCGCTTGCTGGAATCCGGCGCGTTTCAAAAGGTCGCGACGGCGATCTCGGTCGAAGACCCCTATTGGCCTGAACTGGACATTTCCAAGCATCCCGACGTGATTACCGCCCCCGGCGGCAAGGAACGCGCCGATTCCGTGCTATCGGCCTTACAATCGTTGCAAGGTTTGGCCGGCGAAAACGACTGGGTGCTGGTGCACGATGCCGCCCGCCCCTGCCTGACTGCGCAAGACATTCATTTGCAAATCGAAACTTTGAAAAACGATGCGGTCGGCGGCATTTTGGCCTTGTCGTCGCACGACACCTTGAAACATGTCGACGGCGATACCATCACCGCCACGATAGACAGAACGCAGGTTTGGCGCGCCCTGACTCCGCAAATGTTCAAATACGGCATGCTACGCGACGCCTTGCAGCAAACCCAAGGCAACCCGGCGGTTACCGACGAAGCCAGCGCTTTGGAATTGCTGGGTTATCGACCGAAAATCGTCGAAGGCCGCCCCGACAACCTCAAAATCACCCGCCCGGAAGACCTAGCCCTGGCACAATTTTATCTGGAGCAGCAAGCATGATACGCGTAGGCATGGGATACGACGTGCACCGGTTCAACGACGGCGACCACATCATTTTAGGCGGCGTGATCATTCCTTACGAAAAAGGTCTGGAAGCGCATTCCGACGGCGACGTGGTGTTGCACGCCCTGGCCGACGCCATCTTGGGTGCCGCCGCGCTCGGCGACATCGGCCTGCATTTTCCGGATACCGACCCCGATTTCAAAGGCGCGGACAGCCGCATTTTGCTGCGCCACGTGTATAAAATCGTGCAGGAAAAAGGCTACCGCCTGGTGAACGCCGACATTACCATCATCGCCCAGGCGCCGAAAATGCTGCCGCACGTGTCGGCCATGCGCGCCAATATCGCCGCCGATTTGGCGGTCGAGGTCGACTTCATCAACGTTAAAGCCACTACCACCGAAAAACTGGGTTTCGAAGGCCGTAAAGAAGGTATCGCGGTGCAAGCCGCGGTATTGATAGAATCCTAAGCGTGCCTGCCCACTACCCGCCGGACGACTGGCATTACGCGCACGGCGGCCCAGGCGGCCGCGGCGTATTGAAACAGCAACCCGCCGATTTCGTCGTCGAAGAGCTTTTGCCCTTCGTTCCGGAAGGCTGCGGCGAACACGTGTTTCTCCACATCGAAAACGCCAACGACAACACCGGTTATATCGCCCGCTCCCTGGCGCGGCTTGCCGGGGTCAGGAGCCACGACGTCGGCTTTGCCGGCCTGAAAGACCGCTACGGCTTGACCAGGCAGTGGTTTAGCGTGTGGCTACCCGGCAAGAGCGAACCGGATTGGCAGACTCTGCAATCGGACCATTTGCGCATCCTGACTATTGCCCGCCACGCCCGCAAGTTGAAACGCGGCAGCTTGAGCGGAAACCGGTTTACCATCACGATTCGCGACTTTGGCGGCGACCGGGCCCGTTGCGAACGCCAATTGCAAGCCATCTCGGCCGCGGGCTTCCCCAATTATTTCGGCGAACAACGTTTCGGGCACGGCGGAACCAATATTACCGGCGCGCTAGCGCTGTTCGCAGGCGCAAAGGTCGGACGAGAGTTGCGCTCGCTATACCTATCCGCCGCGCGCAGCTTGCTATTCAACCGCGTGTTGTCCGAACGGGTGAAGACGGCAAGCTGGAATACCGCCT containing:
- a CDS encoding CTP synthase, with the protein product MTKFIFITGGVVSSLGKGIAASSLAAILEARGLKITMTKLDPYINVDPGTMSPFQHGEVFVTEDGAETDLDLGHYERFLKTTMTKKNNFTTGQVYEQVLRNERKGEYLGATVQVIPHITDEIKRRVFASAEGMDIGIIEVGGTVGDIESLPFLETIRQMGVELGRDKAVFIHLTLVPYIKSAGELKTKPTQHSVKELRTIGIQPDILICRSEQPIPASERRKIALFTNVNEKAVISAVDADTIYRIPLLLREQGLDDIVVNQLRLDVPPAELSAWEKVVDGLTHPTDEVEIAIVGKYVDHTDAYKSLNEALLHAGINTRHKVQIKYIDSETVEAEGTAQLKNVDAILVPGGFGERGVEGKISTVRFARENKIPYLGICLGMQSAVIEFARNVVGLEGAHSTEFLPKTPHPVIGLITEWMDEAGELVIRDQDSDLGGTMRLGAQKCRLKSDSLAFELYQKDVITERHRHRYEFNNQYLKTLEAAGMRFSGKSLDGRLVEIIELADHPWFLACQFHPEFTSTPRNGHPLFSGFVEAAAQHKKKGQA
- the kdsA gene encoding 3-deoxy-8-phosphooctulonate synthase, encoding MKLCHFEAGLDRPLFLIAGTCVIESEQMSLDTAGTLKEITAQLGIPFIYKSSFDKANRSSINSFRGLGLETGLQILEKIKQQIGVPVLTDVHEDTPLAEVAAVVDVMQTPAFLCRQTNFIQSVASMGIPVNIKKGQFMAPWDMGNVVAKAKATGNEHIMVCERGVSFGYNNLVSDMRSLAVMRDTGCPVVFDATHSVQLPGGQGSCSGGQREHVPVLARAATAVGIAGLFMETHPKPEEALSDGPNSWPLHRMKELLETLITIDRAVKAAPFIETTL
- a CDS encoding Uma2 family endonuclease; translated protein: MAKITRLSQLDMSANYSYADYSTWQFEDAVELIRGRISLMSPAPNVHHQRLSMNLSGQMFNFFHHRSCQVFAAPFDVRLYDRRKSVPVGKDVFTVVQPDICVICDLAKLDEQGCNGAPDWIIEIVSKSSSKKDTQIKHALYAESGVKEYWLVFPHEAIVEQFVLDEQDRYQLTRIFAGDDFATPHLFPELRISLSELFPDN
- the eno gene encoding phosphopyruvate hydratase: MMRIVDVKAREILDSRGNPSVEADVYLDSGVVGSAMVPSGASTGEREAIELRDGDKSRYLGKGVLTAVNNVNTEIRDAVIGMDADKQELLDEKMIALDGSNAKSRLGANAILGVSMAAARAASLEAGQPLYQFLNKSGEFVMPVPMMNIINGGSHADNSVDLQEFMILPVGAPTFREAIRYGAEVFHNLAKVLKGKGLATTVGDEGGFAPNLRSNEEAIEVILEAIEKAGYKAGQDIYLGMDAAASEYFDNGKYVLAAENRSFSSEAMVDFLAAWVDKYPIISIEDGLDENDWDGWKLLTDKLGGKIQLVGDDLFVTNPAILKEGIDKGIANSILIKVNQIGTLTETLAAINMASAAGYTAVVSHRSGETEDTTIADLVVATGTGQIKTGSLSRSDRVAKYNRLMKIEDELGAKARYAGRSAFKMLG
- a CDS encoding septum formation initiator family protein; this encodes MLLGLIVHFQYRLWIGDASISQISEYRQRLEELNKEIQDSKDRNDALYAEVLDLRSGLETIEERARYELGMVKENETFFQVLE
- the ispD gene encoding 2-C-methyl-D-erythritol 4-phosphate cytidylyltransferase, encoding MIASTKCWAVVPAAGVGKRMQADRPKQYLPLAGKTVIEHTLSRLLESGAFQKVATAISVEDPYWPELDISKHPDVITAPGGKERADSVLSALQSLQGLAGENDWVLVHDAARPCLTAQDIHLQIETLKNDAVGGILALSSHDTLKHVDGDTITATIDRTQVWRALTPQMFKYGMLRDALQQTQGNPAVTDEASALELLGYRPKIVEGRPDNLKITRPEDLALAQFYLEQQA
- the ispF gene encoding 2-C-methyl-D-erythritol 2,4-cyclodiphosphate synthase, whose protein sequence is MIRVGMGYDVHRFNDGDHIILGGVIIPYEKGLEAHSDGDVVLHALADAILGAAALGDIGLHFPDTDPDFKGADSRILLRHVYKIVQEKGYRLVNADITIIAQAPKMLPHVSAMRANIAADLAVEVDFINVKATTTEKLGFEGRKEGIAVQAAVLIES
- the truD gene encoding tRNA pseudouridine(13) synthase TruD, which translates into the protein MPAHYPPDDWHYAHGGPGGRGVLKQQPADFVVEELLPFVPEGCGEHVFLHIENANDNTGYIARSLARLAGVRSHDVGFAGLKDRYGLTRQWFSVWLPGKSEPDWQTLQSDHLRILTIARHARKLKRGSLSGNRFTITIRDFGGDRARCERQLQAISAAGFPNYFGEQRFGHGGTNITGALALFAGAKVGRELRSLYLSAARSLLFNRVLSERVKTASWNTALPGDLLNLAGTNSRFACDCVDEVLLERLQSGDIHPTGPMWGLGELASGAEVVELERQIAASAPELSAGLAAAGLLQDRRSLRVIPKALSWRFADTNLQISFELPAGSYATALLREIVELSPADNRPA